The genomic window ACTAGAGCAAAAACACCAGACACTGCAGGCTCATTTCAAACGGCAACTTATGGTTACAGTCTTAAAGCAGAAGCAGAATGACAGCTGGGTCCCACCCGCCAGAGCTGATGAAAATCCCCTATGTCAACAGAATCTATGGGCAAATTATATTCTTCCCTATGAGCCTAGTCAGAGAGCCAGTGGGCTCTGGTATTCTTGAGAGCTGTGCAAGGAAGCAGGGGATTGCCTATCTTCCCTGTCCTCAAAGCAAATTACAaggaaatacttgaaaaaaaaacaaaataagaaaaaatcagataaagaagaagaaatagattttaaaactgGAAGTGAAAATGAAGAGTTTCTTGGAGAAAGAGGAAATCACAGCCTCGAAGAACAAAGAGGGGAGACCACGATAGTGAGGGGAGGTGAAGTCGTCAAACTCTTGCCGGCCCTCTACGGGGCACAAGCAGGAATCATCGTCCATACTTCTCCCTAGagtctcttccctctgccttctgatggGAAGGTGATCACCAAAGCCAGAGGAAGGAAACCACAGGCAGACCCATCAGACTCACCCTGAAGTTCTCAGGATCCACGTGCAGCTTGTCACAGTGCAGCTCACTCAGGGAGGAAAAGGTGCCTTTGAGGTTGTCCAGGTGTTTCAGGCCGTCAGCAAAGGCATGGATCACCTTCTTGCCATGGGCTTTCACCTGGGCATTTCCCatgacagcagaggcagaggacaggTCCCCAAAGTGTTCAAAGAACCTCTGGGTCCAAGGGTAGACAACCAGCAGCCTAAGGAAAAGACAACCAAAGGACGCTGGAAGTTAGTGCCTGTGGAAAACAGACCTGCATCTCCACGCACCCACTTGTGAGCTGCATTGTAACCTCAGTACCAACCTGCCCAGGGCCTCAGCGCCAACTCCGTCAGCGTTGACCTTCCCCCACAGGCCGGAGATGGCAGCCTTCTCGGCATCAGTCAGGTGCACCATGGTGTCTGTTTCTGGGCTTGTGCTTCAACACAACTATGTCAGAAGCAAGTGTGAGGAGCAACTTGTCCTGCCCCACCTTTTATGCCCTGCCCTGGctcctgccttctctgccctctgtgaGCAGATTGGCCAATGTCAGGGTGTGACTCTGTAGGATGAGGCTTCAGCAATGACAACCATATCCACCCAGGGTGGCTATGGCACTGACTTAGGGATATGAGTTCTGGGTCCTCCCCCCAATATAATCTGTTCTTATCCTTTCAGCATTCACTGGCCCTAAAGCATCTATTTTGGCAACTAAATTTATGAATTTTTGGGTAAATAACATAGTTGCTCTATTAGAttcttcttcaatattttttactacagaaatgaaaaatagtaGCATATTATGAGTAGGAAAATGACCTGTtgggtttttcgtttgtttgtttgtttgttttgttttggcttaaaTGTTTAAGAGGCTTTTCCCTGAGAATTCAGGTTATGCAACATaaacaagaagacaaaataatcattcttctattgtttctttaattctgtttttatttaattttggataAAACCtccagggaaaaaaataaacatgtgttCACTTATTTTAAGTtggtcttttgtgtgtgtgtgtgtgttttttttttgttttgtttctttaatctgtttactTAGTCCAGTAAGTTTAGAGAAGCAGCTAAATTGAGTGTGTCTTATACACTTGTTACTCTTTAAGTTTTGGGGACCCAGAGATGGAAACAGAACTCTCAATTCAGAAGAAAATCAATACAGATACAAAGCTTGTTAGAATCCAAAGATTGGTGGTAATATTTGGGGACTCAGTTATCTGGAAGGAAAGACTAAAGAGGAACAGTGAACATTATCTGTAATCATCTGTGGATgtctggaggagcagagggacTTCCTATCACTTAAATTCAGTATCGGGAAAACCTAGTGGCAGAAAGGTTGAAAAGTTCTTCCtgtgttcaattttttttctttcttccttcttccctccctctttcctctcttcttacctccctctctctgtctctcccttcatcctttccttccttccttccttccttccttccttccttccttcctttcttccttccttccttccttctttcctttctctctttcttactttGCTTTCATTACTGATTCATTCGTCCATTTTGCTGCTTTGTGGGCAGTATGTATGTTATGTTTTAGAGTCATTTTCATGTTTGATAGTCCTTACCTAGCTCCACTTTCTGTGTACACttatttattgttactattaaactgtttaattttcatctttatggATTTTCCAGTTTCCCTCTACTTCCTACCCTCTAAACTCTCACATAAAACATCCTTAACTTTTTACACTAAGAACTTCTGAAGTAGACTTTTCCTTCTTGGTGTTAAAAGCTGCAAGAAACTAAATAAACTCCAAGAGTCACAAAACAGAAGGCATTATATAGGAGGAGGTTCTGGGGGAAAAGGCCACAGTagcatgaaaggaaggaaagaagcccaTGTGGGTGAAAATGGCTAACACACATTACAGAAATGTGTAAAAGTATTAAATTATGCAAAGACTTTAAAAAGTTaccatgagaaaaggaaaagctacAAGCATTtctgatctctctctcccctcccctctccccaccagtgtctggctggctggctgctggtTGGTGCattgctctctgtttctccccacccctcacacATATGCACTTCATTGAAACATTATGGACCAGTAGTACATAAAGCCACCAAGAACGGAAATGACTAAAATACACTGTCTACAACTGCTCATATTAGATCTCCACCACTAAACCTTCACAGGAGCTCTGCAGCAAAGAATGAGAATACAACAACAAACTGCCAAGTTTTCCCCATCCATGTAATTTTAGTAAGAAGACCATGACTCTTAGCAATTAAGAACTGTCGGTGAAGGACATGAGTTTCAGAGAATTATCCAGAGTTCTCCAATATGGTGATTGTTTTAGACAGcttctttctgtggttttctgcttccagagtgGAGACACATGAGATAATACAGGAAGCTGTTGTgctttttcttcagtatttggAAGGCAAATATTTCGAGTGCCTCCCTCCCCATTTTAAAACTCTTGACATCTATAAATTCTCTTACTTTATTGCCCATTCCCCAAACATCTTGCATTCCTTCATGcctgattattattattgttattattattattattattattattattattattattattattattattattattgtggttaACGGTCTTCATTGGGTATTATAGCATTTAGAccagagctgccatgtggtgacaGTCTATTGCTGATTGGGCTGGATGTGGATGTTAGGGTGGGGTTCGCGGCCTGGGTAGGTGCAGGGTTGGTCATCCCTTGTCTTTGCCACCACGGTGAGTTTTCCTGCATTACCTTGACAAGTTCACCCTTTGCAGCAAGGTGCAGGGTCAGATCTGCTTTCATGTCTCAGGGTCAGCTCTTCCACActtacaccttcagggccagctctactgtgttgcccaggcatgGTGCAGGGGCCACTCTTGTGAGTGCTAAatcaaatggggggggggattagacaaggccagctctcccatctgctgaggcattgatgaggaggggagaggaatcTCTCTCCTGCCATGCTGCCACATGACAGGTGAGTGATGGGGACAAGTCTTTCAAGCTAATGATATCGGAGCTGATCACACCTTTGCCAATGggattggctctattgtgctgcccagacaGGGTGCAAGGCCTGTTCTCAGAGTATTGCACCTAGTGGCTGGCACTCTGCGCCCTTTCTGACCTCAAGGTCAGTTCTCTCACTTGACTCAGGCATccatgggaggcaggggcagaggagcAGACTATTTCTTAATTTGTCTATTGGGGACCTTGCTGGAGAGGGGAAACTCTAGGACACAGggaaaaaactagaaaataatcattctgaatgaggcatccaagacccagaaagacaaatatggtatgtattttcCTATATGTGGATATgggctgttaagtaaatgataaaacATCTGACCCAGAGATTAGGTAAAGGAGGGGGGTGTCAAGAGGGAAGCATGGATCTTCCTTGAAAGCATAAAGAGAATTGATTTTATGTGTGGACGggagcaggtggggatgggaactgGAAAGATCAGGAGGTGAGGGAGGTGGGACGGTGGCAGACACTATGTGTAGAGACAGCTGGAAATGGGGGAATTTAGGAGATGGTATGGAAAGTTAGCACAGCGGTAACTTTTTGGAACTTATAAAAGTGATCAGAAGGAAGATTCTTAGTAATAAGGAAGTCTCAACTTCCCACCTCTTGTAGCCTGGCAAGATTTTCAGTGGCGGGTCTAGGAAGCTTTCAATTGACTTGTTGGCCAAGGGTATCTAATGGAAATCTACAAACAACTCAGGCTGATGCTAAGACAAATggttgctctctacaaactgacagtGTGGCCCCACTACTGAGAACAACATCCTTACATCTCAATGAATGGTgaaaagtcaagctggtgcctataTGGAGGTTCACTATGTTCTGGTCTCCTTGGTGAGGGAAGGTCCTCTGCAGGCTACTGAAGGCAAAATATGGACACTGTCCCATCCACGAAACCTTTGACCTATACTCTGTCCTGCCTGAAAAATATGCTAAGGCAGGGTGGCACAGTATGTTTGGGAGTAGCCAATCAATGTCTGGtttgacttaaggtccactccacAAGAAGTAATTTATACCCAACACGGTTTAGAAAACTCTGAATTAGAAACTATATAGCCCAAAGATCTAGACTAAAATCAAACATGACTGATctattacaaaaaaataattaattaaatgattcctaatgatattctgctgtttTCAGATCAGTGCCCTATCCAATCATCATCAAAGAGGTTTCCTCAGGCAGCAGATCagaacagatgcagaaacccacaccCAGATATTATGTAGAAAGAGAATCTAAATTGGAGGTTcaatcaaatccttcccctcaaaaaaattagttggaagaagaggtggaaagatcTTAAGACTCAAAAGGAGTGGAAGATACCAGAAAAACAAGCCCTCTGAATTATCTAATCAaggcacatatgagctcacagagactgaagcaacaagcacagggcctacatggttTTATACGAGGTCCTCTACTTATATAttattgctgtgggataaccctcctgtatactgtgtatatgtattactcacattggttgataataaagctgatttggcctatagcaaaaCAGAATAAGACTAGGttagaaaaccaaactgaaaataaagaaagaagagggcagagtcaggcagttgcTGGGAAAACAGGATGTTAGAGGACAGGAAAAGccatttgacaaaatacagattaatagaaatggattattttaagttgtaagagctagtaaatAATAAACCTGAGCGATGAGCCAAACATTCTGCAATTAATATAAACtttcatgtgtttctttggaaccgGGTAGTCTAGACAGAAGAAAAGCTCCACCTCCATTTATGCATTATAGCTATTAGCTTAggatttttatgggactcctggaTATCAGAAGGAA from Microtus ochrogaster isolate Prairie Vole_2 unplaced genomic scaffold, MicOch1.0 UNK73, whole genome shotgun sequence includes these protein-coding regions:
- the LOC101992382 gene encoding hemoglobin subunit beta, producing the protein MVHLTDAEKAAISGLWGKVNADGVGAEALGRLLVVYPWTQRFFEHFGDLSSASAVMGNAQVKAHGKKVIHAFADGLKHLDNLKGTFSSLSELHCDKLHVDPENFRLLGNMIVIVLSHDLGKDFTPAAQAAFQKVVAGVASALAHKYH